A single genomic interval of Stieleria maiorica harbors:
- a CDS encoding carbon-nitrogen hydrolase family protein: protein MSTVRIALANVRASATPDESVLIATTSIAEAGRRGAVLVCFPECFVPGYRWPGTKLPPPDPGFLQRAWADIATAARDANVSVILGTERVTERGLQITACVFGPDGTVLGWQDKVQLDPSEEPTYPAYGTGRRVFTTGPLTFGVVICHEGWRYPETVRWAVRRGAQVVFHPHAHVAEPGSYRPVDFADPANTFHEKSLLCRAAENTCYIASVNAASSGSGTTSVVVRPDGSVQCFQPYGVEGLLVADIDLSAATGLLASRCRTSPL, encoded by the coding sequence ATGAGTACAGTCCGTATCGCGCTCGCCAACGTTCGAGCGTCCGCGACCCCGGACGAATCCGTCCTGATCGCGACAACATCGATCGCCGAGGCAGGGCGACGGGGAGCCGTCTTGGTCTGCTTTCCCGAGTGCTTCGTTCCCGGTTATCGATGGCCGGGCACCAAGTTGCCACCTCCCGATCCCGGGTTTCTGCAGCGGGCTTGGGCCGACATCGCCACTGCTGCCCGAGACGCAAATGTCTCGGTCATCTTGGGCACCGAGCGCGTGACAGAACGCGGCCTACAGATCACCGCTTGTGTTTTCGGACCGGACGGCACCGTGCTGGGTTGGCAGGACAAGGTCCAACTGGACCCTTCGGAGGAACCGACATATCCCGCGTATGGGACCGGACGCCGGGTTTTCACAACAGGCCCGTTAACCTTTGGCGTCGTGATTTGCCACGAGGGGTGGAGGTATCCGGAGACGGTGCGGTGGGCCGTGCGGCGGGGAGCGCAGGTCGTGTTTCACCCCCACGCCCACGTTGCAGAGCCTGGGAGTTACCGCCCCGTCGATTTCGCGGACCCCGCGAACACGTTCCACGAGAAGTCGCTGCTTTGCCGGGCCGCCGAAAACACGTGCTATATCGCATCCGTCAACGCCGCGAGCAGCGGGTCTGGAACCACGTCGGTCGTCGTGCGCCCGGATGGGTCTGTCCAGTGCTTTCAACCTTACGGAGTGGAGGGTTTGCTTGTGGCCGACATCGACCTCAGCGCTGCGACTGGTTTACTCGCTTCGCGATGCCGGACCTCACCGCTTTGA
- a CDS encoding putative bifunctional diguanylate cyclase/phosphodiesterase yields the protein MTDFETERRVLIIDDQSQIHETFARIFRAAQRSEHELDDFEARFLLDDSEQPESRTTSAPVFTLTHAYSGEEGVYEVQKSVDADERFSVAFVDMRMPKGMDGLATIRRLWRIDADLQVVICTAYSDHTWDDIVRTLGYSDRLLLLRKPFEHDEARQLALALSEKYRLSIRQQEKLELLKNEVNRRRKAESELRDMAHRDALTALPNRPFLIEKLEQVLANQGPRRRSYDALLFLDLDNFKIINDSLGHEAGDDLLNQVAARLQECVRDHDTASRCSDSVETQDDGAGDETIRLGGDEFVVLLERLAHRDDALLVARRIVQRICEPFELGDRLVTVGTSVGVAFIDESLTDGHEALRNADTAMYQAKNSGKGQIAVFDQTMHDAVVARHELEAQLRVALREERFELRYQPIVNLKTCQIQGVEVLSRWRGADGTYVPPSEFVPVAEEIGLINHFGEWVLERSMREFSAMMASFSDDQRPKVYLGVNISRRQLADPFFIDRLQAIIDRTRFKWSLKLEMSENGDSRHNERSLQTMLDLHQSGVGIHIDDFGKGNSSLTCFHDYPIETVKIDRTFTASITSDHGHAIITQAIVQLAHHLMANIVCQGVESAEQVNLLQRWGCDLAQGYIFAPPLDIVELERLLITPGESDGIKILKSLAAAPVALPGGPTTGTTGGIQLPTR from the coding sequence ATGACAGATTTCGAAACGGAACGCCGCGTTCTGATCATTGATGACCAATCACAGATTCACGAGACGTTTGCCAGAATCTTTCGCGCCGCGCAACGCAGCGAACACGAATTGGATGATTTCGAAGCGCGATTCTTGTTGGATGACAGCGAACAACCCGAATCGAGGACGACCAGTGCCCCGGTGTTTACGCTCACCCATGCCTACAGCGGCGAGGAAGGCGTCTACGAAGTCCAGAAATCGGTCGACGCGGACGAGCGTTTCTCGGTCGCATTTGTCGACATGCGAATGCCCAAAGGAATGGACGGCTTGGCCACGATCCGGCGGTTGTGGCGGATCGATGCCGATTTACAGGTCGTGATCTGCACCGCGTACAGCGACCATACCTGGGACGACATCGTCCGCACCCTCGGTTACAGCGACCGGTTGTTGTTACTTCGAAAACCCTTCGAACATGACGAGGCGCGTCAACTGGCGTTGGCCCTCAGCGAGAAGTATCGGTTGTCGATCCGCCAACAAGAAAAACTGGAATTGCTGAAAAACGAAGTCAATCGCCGTCGCAAAGCGGAATCAGAGCTGCGTGACATGGCGCATCGTGATGCATTGACGGCGCTTCCCAACCGCCCCTTTCTGATCGAAAAACTGGAACAGGTGCTGGCCAATCAAGGGCCGCGACGGCGGTCCTACGATGCGTTGCTGTTCCTGGATTTGGACAACTTCAAAATCATCAACGACAGCCTGGGACACGAGGCCGGGGATGATCTGTTGAACCAGGTCGCCGCCCGGCTTCAAGAATGTGTCCGCGATCATGACACCGCATCGCGCTGCAGCGATTCGGTCGAAACCCAAGACGACGGCGCCGGCGACGAAACCATCCGTTTGGGCGGCGACGAATTCGTCGTCCTGCTGGAACGCTTGGCCCATCGCGACGACGCCTTGCTGGTCGCCCGTCGTATCGTCCAGCGAATCTGCGAACCCTTTGAACTTGGGGACCGGCTGGTCACCGTCGGCACTAGCGTCGGCGTGGCGTTCATCGATGAATCGTTGACCGACGGCCACGAGGCGCTCCGCAACGCCGACACGGCGATGTACCAGGCCAAAAATTCGGGCAAGGGACAGATCGCAGTGTTCGACCAAACCATGCACGATGCCGTCGTCGCCCGGCACGAACTCGAAGCACAGCTCCGTGTCGCCCTGCGGGAAGAACGATTCGAATTGCGATACCAACCGATCGTGAACCTGAAAACATGCCAGATCCAGGGCGTGGAAGTCTTGTCCCGCTGGCGAGGCGCCGACGGGACCTACGTTCCGCCGAGCGAATTTGTGCCCGTCGCCGAAGAAATCGGTTTGATCAACCACTTCGGCGAATGGGTGCTCGAACGTTCGATGCGAGAATTCAGCGCGATGATGGCGTCGTTCTCCGACGACCAACGCCCCAAGGTCTACCTGGGCGTCAATATCTCGCGACGACAACTCGCCGACCCCTTCTTCATCGACCGACTGCAAGCGATCATCGATCGTACGCGATTCAAGTGGTCGCTGAAATTGGAAATGTCTGAAAACGGTGACTCGCGACACAACGAACGCTCGCTGCAAACGATGCTGGACCTGCACCAGAGCGGTGTCGGGATTCACATCGATGACTTCGGCAAAGGCAACTCGTCGTTGACGTGTTTCCACGACTACCCGATCGAAACCGTGAAAATCGATCGCACCTTTACCGCGTCGATCACCAGTGACCACGGCCACGCGATCATCACCCAGGCGATCGTCCAGCTCGCGCACCACCTGATGGCAAACATCGTCTGCCAGGGCGTCGAGTCGGCCGAACAAGTCAACTTGTTGCAACGCTGGGGGTGTGACCTTGCTCAAGGCTACATCTTTGCACCGCCCCTGGACATCGTCGAATTGGAACGCTTGCTGATCACGCCCGGTGAAAGCGACGGGATCAAAATCTTGAAGTCACTGGCCGCGGCACCGGTGGCGTTGCCCGGCGGTCCGACCACCGGAACGACCGGCGGCATTCAATTGCCGACGCGCTGA
- a CDS encoding sensor histidine kinase, whose protein sequence is MSPQPPSPHDASTAEDLSAKKSLDQSGDVANDQRDDSVGWTDAAERPAGIQGESEHSQSLRSKVVLALALMLAVVVGIDEIVRQKVIAPEFANLERVAALKDTNRVLSAINTEVEFLSETASQDAIRIETHLRRSSARESMQQLAAELPAGLLGQGKRVEWAAILDHSGEWTWLSTRESDTGNASEDVTETTASPSQPTPPDLAQIVFPGIIQRIGAQRNSAADSSDLSTVRGMTRGSDEHLYLFAAFPIHRSTLGHSRPSGAEPYYVVGRRFGDAVMTDLQQRTSVLFSVQPLPEDASLQQSIEVEPTDRSLLCVNWPLLSPSGRPLAELKVRLPREVTSRSNRTTAFARYLSLCGACASLLLLLLLLQRIVIGRIERIREHTEQIARIGLISEESSAPVLRVAGHDEIGQLAQSFDRMRTRLGDAQRRLSDASHAAGMSLVADTVIHNVGNVLTNVNSLIETATRRVEGLRIEPLEKLAERLRGEDVDEALQKATPDYLHRLSATLEDDKDDLAALLQTLNDNIQHIHQVIRDQRRHANQPIKWVHLDVNRVITEAVRCSQARLEKDNVLVDFTCDVDARIWTDRSLLLQILINIITNAGNATQHIQNRQPTLAIDLVRRASTVQIRFRDNGCGMDEATLARVFDAHFTTRQSGSGLGLHFCAIAMKRIGGAIHAESDGPDRGATFIIEVPVNKPSSQSDPDHGNPDHCNQDSDLVNSANRSPDSKN, encoded by the coding sequence ATGTCGCCGCAACCGCCTTCTCCACACGACGCGTCCACCGCCGAGGATCTCTCAGCGAAGAAGTCGCTCGATCAGTCCGGCGATGTGGCCAACGATCAACGGGATGATTCGGTGGGGTGGACCGACGCGGCCGAACGCCCAGCGGGAATTCAAGGCGAAAGCGAACATTCTCAATCGCTTCGCAGCAAGGTGGTTTTGGCTCTCGCATTGATGCTGGCCGTGGTCGTCGGCATCGATGAAATCGTCCGACAAAAGGTCATCGCGCCGGAATTTGCCAATCTGGAACGCGTCGCTGCACTCAAGGACACCAATCGCGTCCTGTCGGCGATCAACACCGAAGTCGAATTCCTGTCCGAAACGGCATCCCAAGATGCGATCCGAATCGAAACCCATCTTCGCCGATCATCGGCACGCGAATCGATGCAGCAGCTGGCCGCCGAGCTACCAGCGGGACTGCTCGGCCAGGGAAAACGCGTCGAGTGGGCAGCGATCCTCGATCACAGCGGTGAATGGACTTGGCTTTCAACCCGCGAAAGCGACACGGGAAACGCCTCCGAAGACGTGACCGAGACGACTGCATCACCGTCACAGCCGACACCGCCCGATCTGGCACAAATTGTCTTTCCAGGCATCATCCAGCGGATCGGGGCGCAGCGAAATTCGGCCGCCGACTCCAGCGACCTGTCCACCGTGCGCGGGATGACTCGTGGTAGTGACGAGCACTTGTATTTGTTCGCCGCCTTTCCGATTCATCGCAGCACCCTCGGACACTCGCGTCCGTCGGGTGCCGAACCATATTATGTCGTCGGTCGACGATTCGGCGACGCGGTGATGACGGACCTTCAGCAGCGGACCAGTGTCCTGTTTTCGGTCCAGCCGCTTCCCGAAGACGCTTCATTGCAGCAATCGATTGAGGTTGAACCGACCGACAGATCGCTGCTGTGTGTCAATTGGCCGCTGTTGAGCCCGTCCGGTCGCCCACTCGCTGAATTGAAAGTCCGATTGCCGCGAGAGGTCACCAGCCGCAGCAATCGCACCACCGCCTTTGCGCGGTATCTGTCACTATGTGGCGCCTGTGCTTCGCTGCTTTTGCTGTTGCTGCTGCTGCAACGGATCGTGATCGGACGCATCGAACGGATCCGCGAGCACACCGAGCAGATCGCGAGGATCGGATTGATTTCCGAAGAATCCAGTGCACCGGTGCTCCGCGTCGCCGGCCACGACGAGATCGGCCAACTGGCCCAGTCATTCGATCGCATGCGGACGCGTTTGGGAGACGCCCAGCGCCGCCTCTCGGATGCCTCGCACGCGGCCGGGATGAGCCTGGTTGCCGACACCGTGATCCACAACGTCGGAAACGTCCTGACAAACGTCAACAGCCTGATCGAAACCGCGACGCGCCGCGTGGAAGGGTTGCGAATCGAACCGCTGGAAAAACTCGCTGAGCGTCTCCGCGGTGAGGACGTCGACGAAGCCTTGCAAAAAGCGACCCCCGATTATCTGCATCGATTGAGCGCGACGTTGGAGGACGACAAAGACGACTTGGCCGCCCTGCTGCAAACGCTAAACGATAACATCCAGCACATCCATCAAGTGATCCGTGACCAGCGCCGCCATGCCAACCAGCCGATCAAGTGGGTGCACCTGGATGTCAATCGCGTGATTACCGAAGCGGTCCGATGCAGCCAGGCTCGGCTGGAAAAAGACAACGTTCTGGTTGATTTCACCTGCGACGTCGACGCGCGGATCTGGACCGATCGCTCGCTGTTGCTGCAAATCCTGATCAACATCATCACCAATGCCGGCAACGCCACGCAGCACATCCAAAACCGACAGCCGACCCTCGCGATCGATTTGGTCCGCAGGGCGTCGACCGTGCAGATTCGATTTCGTGACAACGGATGCGGGATGGACGAAGCCACCCTGGCACGTGTCTTTGACGCGCACTTCACGACGCGGCAATCCGGCAGCGGATTGGGATTGCACTTTTGCGCGATCGCCATGAAGCGGATCGGCGGGGCGATCCATGCCGAAAGCGACGGGCCCGACCGGGGCGCGACCTTCATCATCGAAGTGCCGGTGAATAAACCATCGTCTCAAAGCGACCCCGATCACGGCAATCCAGACCACTGCAACCAAGATTCAGATCTGGTCAATAGCGCCAACCGATCTCCCGACAGCAAGAACTGA
- a CDS encoding TlpA family protein disulfide reductase — protein sequence MSTCPSDQRPLYHLVRTLPRVLVILSAVLVVGCGGGNSSDAPTPEPAIGGTADSTMTENADEPAAPSASSTPSAAPTADAVGGGMQLPDQAIPGADSTAPGGPTGPGAGGIEMPDLDALPPSEDSASSSGENESGVQLQFASWQEIESHAKSTGKVTVVDLWSTVCEPCVKEFPGLVRLSKSMPRDVSCIGVAVDYDGRKSRPPEYYQEKVTAFLNAMGAGFDNYLCNTPSDDVFATVDIPSIPAVLIFDADGKLVKQFVDAGDTVGFSYESDIIPFVEKLAG from the coding sequence ATGTCCACGTGTCCCTCGGATCAAAGGCCGCTTTACCACTTGGTGCGGACGTTGCCCCGCGTTCTTGTTATCCTCTCAGCCGTCTTGGTCGTCGGCTGCGGCGGCGGGAATTCGAGCGATGCCCCCACGCCAGAACCGGCCATCGGCGGCACGGCCGACTCGACGATGACGGAAAACGCCGACGAGCCGGCCGCCCCATCGGCGTCCTCCACCCCCTCGGCGGCCCCCACCGCGGATGCCGTCGGCGGCGGAATGCAGCTTCCCGATCAAGCAATCCCGGGGGCGGACTCGACGGCGCCGGGGGGACCGACCGGGCCGGGGGCCGGAGGCATTGAAATGCCCGACCTGGATGCGCTGCCGCCGTCAGAGGATTCGGCTTCCAGCAGCGGTGAAAATGAATCCGGCGTGCAGTTGCAATTCGCCAGCTGGCAGGAGATCGAATCGCACGCCAAGTCGACCGGCAAGGTCACGGTCGTCGATCTCTGGTCGACCGTCTGCGAACCCTGCGTCAAAGAATTTCCCGGCCTGGTCCGGCTGAGCAAATCCATGCCCCGAGACGTTTCCTGCATCGGCGTGGCGGTGGACTACGACGGGCGGAAATCGCGTCCGCCGGAATACTACCAGGAAAAGGTCACCGCGTTCCTGAACGCCATGGGGGCGGGATTTGACAACTATTTGTGCAACACTCCCAGTGACGATGTGTTTGCGACCGTCGACATTCCGTCGATCCCCGCAGTCTTGATCTTTGATGCTGACGGAAAACTGGTCAAACAATTCGTCGACGCCGGTGACACGGTCGGGTTCTCCTACGAATCAGACATCATCCCATTCGTCGAAAAACTGGCGGGGTAG
- a CDS encoding serine/threonine-protein kinase, producing the protein MPVPSEADDPIDEAFAAYLRSCDEGSVGSRDEFLAQFPEMAEELRSLMDAADAINRFTGAAAADSADVVQGGAAADTVDVLVAGPDDSGDDPAATLPEAHRAKGDPGPTLPYTLGDYELLEVIGRGGMGVVYRATQRMLNRTVAVKMIRGGMLACENDVRRFYTEAQAAARLHHPGIVPVYQFGHEAGHHFFSMALIEGTDLQRKINDGELPIDTAARYVRDVARALEHAHQNDLLHRDIKPANILIDQKDRVHITDFGLAKNLGSDSSVTGSGAAVGTPNYMAPEQAGGHSDRATRQSDVYSLGAILFACVTGRPPLVGDTVVDTLMQVVHEPPPTMRAFRSNVPTDLETIVAKCLEKEPRKRYQTAGDLAEDLDAFLEGRPILARPRGRLLKTWHWVCGVPLVGALIGRKVVRTSPGHRRFQAAMLLLLALSPFFFVIGAMLWSRHIEAMPQRVVLAGGLKQGVYTGISQAIADRLQQSAGVAVQVIETDGSLDNRNRLLDRQVQLAPMQASSISGDDLCVIAPLIYEAAHLLVRAPDLVQHDKPLNMQMLAGRKIAVGPYGSGSRRTADMILDSLNLSGDDTPREVIAWENLQSPDAPDIALICIGRGSTLVSGLLQQRWRLVAIPQGISITMQHPTLRTITIDPSHYQNADIPEEGLATVGTTAFLVTRRDAPSALVQTTLELLYQPPRLFSDLIPRERAAEWQGLDLHHAARRYFESLDTPSR; encoded by the coding sequence ATGCCCGTTCCGTCCGAAGCCGACGACCCGATCGACGAAGCGTTCGCAGCCTACCTGCGTTCTTGCGATGAAGGATCGGTCGGATCGCGGGACGAGTTCTTGGCGCAATTCCCCGAGATGGCCGAGGAATTGAGGAGTTTGATGGACGCCGCGGACGCCATCAATCGATTCACCGGGGCGGCCGCCGCCGATTCGGCTGATGTGGTCCAGGGCGGCGCCGCAGCCGACACCGTCGATGTGTTGGTGGCCGGTCCCGACGACTCCGGCGATGACCCGGCGGCGACGTTGCCCGAAGCGCATCGGGCCAAGGGCGACCCCGGTCCGACGCTGCCCTACACCCTGGGCGATTATGAATTGCTGGAGGTGATCGGACGCGGCGGGATGGGCGTCGTGTATCGCGCGACCCAGCGGATGCTCAACCGAACCGTCGCCGTCAAGATGATACGTGGCGGCATGCTGGCGTGTGAAAACGATGTGCGCCGGTTTTACACCGAAGCCCAAGCGGCGGCCCGCTTGCACCATCCCGGCATCGTCCCGGTGTACCAATTCGGTCACGAAGCCGGGCACCATTTCTTTTCGATGGCGCTGATCGAAGGAACCGATCTGCAACGCAAGATCAACGACGGTGAACTGCCGATCGACACCGCAGCACGCTACGTCCGCGACGTGGCACGGGCACTCGAGCACGCCCATCAAAACGATCTGCTGCACCGCGACATCAAGCCGGCAAACATCTTGATCGATCAAAAGGACCGGGTTCACATCACCGACTTTGGTCTGGCAAAGAATCTGGGCAGCGACAGCAGTGTGACCGGCAGCGGCGCGGCGGTGGGCACGCCCAACTACATGGCGCCGGAACAGGCCGGTGGGCACAGTGATCGTGCCACGCGACAAAGCGACGTGTATTCTCTCGGCGCGATTCTGTTCGCTTGTGTCACCGGTCGTCCGCCCCTGGTCGGCGACACGGTGGTGGACACCTTGATGCAGGTGGTTCACGAACCGCCGCCGACGATGCGTGCGTTTCGCAGCAACGTGCCGACCGATTTGGAAACGATTGTCGCCAAATGTCTTGAGAAAGAACCCCGCAAGCGCTATCAGACCGCCGGCGATCTGGCCGAGGACCTGGACGCGTTTCTGGAAGGCCGCCCCATTCTGGCGCGTCCCCGCGGGCGGCTCTTGAAAACCTGGCACTGGGTTTGCGGCGTCCCCCTGGTGGGCGCGCTGATCGGTCGAAAGGTGGTTCGCACCTCGCCGGGGCACCGACGATTCCAAGCCGCGATGCTGCTGCTGTTGGCCCTGTCGCCGTTCTTTTTTGTCATCGGCGCGATGCTTTGGAGCCGCCATATCGAAGCGATGCCGCAACGGGTGGTGTTGGCCGGTGGGCTGAAACAAGGTGTCTACACCGGGATCTCCCAGGCGATCGCCGATCGTTTGCAGCAGTCCGCCGGAGTGGCGGTGCAAGTGATCGAGACCGATGGCTCGTTGGACAATCGCAACCGATTGCTTGATCGTCAGGTCCAGCTGGCACCGATGCAGGCGTCGTCGATCAGCGGCGACGACCTGTGTGTGATCGCCCCGCTGATTTATGAAGCCGCGCATCTGCTCGTCCGCGCGCCCGATCTGGTGCAGCACGACAAACCGCTGAACATGCAAATGCTCGCCGGACGCAAAATCGCCGTCGGCCCCTACGGGAGTGGATCCCGTCGCACCGCGGACATGATCCTCGATTCGCTGAATCTTTCCGGCGATGACACGCCGCGCGAAGTCATCGCGTGGGAAAACTTGCAATCGCCCGACGCACCGGACATCGCCCTGATTTGCATCGGCCGCGGCAGCACGCTCGTTTCGGGTTTGTTGCAACAGCGATGGCGACTGGTCGCCATTCCACAAGGCATCAGCATTACGATGCAGCACCCGACCTTGCGGACGATCACGATCGATCCATCTCATTACCAGAATGCCGACATTCCCGAGGAGGGTTTGGCGACCGTCGGCACCACGGCGTTCCTGGTCACCCGACGTGACGCCCCCTCGGCCCTGGTCCAGACGACGCTGGAGTTGCTTTACCAACCACCGCGGTTGTTTTCCGATTTGATTCCCAGAGAACGCGCCGCCGAATGGCAGGGACTGGATCTCCATCATGCGGCACGACGTTATTTCGAATCGCTGGACACCCCATCGCGTTGA
- a CDS encoding sulfatase encodes MIPRLLFACFVLIPFTAGTAVADSPGEIKNVVMIVADDLKASVLGCYGDNVCATPHLDRLAREGMVFRRAYCQGTWCLPSRISFMFGRYQDKQNVTLGQHLQRHGLSSTRVGKIFHMRVPGDIIAGTDGQDHPECWSARFNSPGPEAHTPGEYACLNLNVVTRDLENRQSTRMPHRMFVSVKGDGDGREQPDYKSASKAIELLEQPHDRPFFLAVGLVRPHYPMVAPSDYFDPYTIDRINMPANWHDDTSDIPKLGIANTNNLKNSIGKYPDNQKRMWAAYYASVTFMDRQVGRILDALDDSPHRDQTAVIFTSDHGYHLGEHGFWQKSNLHEEVIRVPLVIRAPGMPSGQTDSIAELVDLYPTTCELVGASVPPAAEGTSLVPVLADATATVKSAAFSFQNGISIRTSRWHLMRYRDGTEELYDMDNDPGETENLAGDDRFADVLTALRKRVDQRKAPGR; translated from the coding sequence ATGATCCCACGACTGTTATTCGCTTGCTTCGTTTTGATTCCCTTCACTGCCGGCACGGCTGTGGCTGATTCTCCCGGCGAGATCAAGAATGTGGTGATGATCGTCGCCGATGACCTGAAAGCAAGCGTGCTGGGGTGCTATGGCGACAACGTTTGTGCCACGCCCCATCTGGATCGTTTGGCCCGTGAGGGGATGGTCTTTCGGCGTGCCTATTGCCAGGGCACGTGGTGTCTGCCGTCGCGGATTTCGTTCATGTTCGGCCGCTATCAAGACAAGCAGAACGTGACGCTCGGCCAGCATTTGCAACGCCACGGGCTTAGCAGCACGCGAGTCGGCAAGATCTTTCACATGCGCGTCCCCGGTGACATCATCGCCGGGACCGACGGCCAAGATCATCCGGAATGCTGGTCCGCGCGCTTCAATTCCCCCGGCCCCGAGGCCCACACACCGGGCGAGTATGCGTGTTTGAACTTGAACGTCGTGACGCGTGATCTGGAAAACCGCCAATCGACCCGCATGCCGCATCGGATGTTCGTCTCGGTCAAGGGCGACGGCGACGGGCGTGAACAACCCGATTACAAATCCGCCAGCAAAGCGATCGAGTTGCTCGAACAACCGCACGATCGCCCCTTCTTCCTGGCCGTCGGACTGGTGCGACCGCATTACCCGATGGTCGCCCCCAGCGATTACTTCGATCCCTACACGATCGATCGCATCAACATGCCCGCCAACTGGCACGACGACACCAGCGACATCCCCAAGCTCGGAATTGCCAACACCAACAACCTGAAGAACTCGATCGGAAAGTATCCCGACAACCAGAAACGGATGTGGGCCGCCTACTACGCCAGTGTCACGTTCATGGATCGTCAAGTCGGACGCATCCTGGATGCCCTGGACGATTCACCGCATCGCGATCAGACCGCAGTGATCTTTACCAGCGACCACGGTTACCACCTCGGGGAACATGGGTTCTGGCAGAAAAGCAACTTGCACGAGGAAGTGATCCGTGTGCCGCTGGTGATTCGCGCCCCCGGAATGCCGTCGGGACAGACCGATTCGATCGCCGAGTTGGTGGATCTGTATCCGACGACCTGCGAGCTTGTCGGGGCGTCCGTCCCGCCGGCTGCCGAGGGGACAAGCCTGGTGCCGGTGCTGGCCGACGCAACCGCAACCGTGAAATCCGCGGCGTTCTCATTCCAAAATGGAATTTCGATTCGTACCTCCCGCTGGCACCTGATGCGCTATCGTGACGGCACGGAGGAACTGTACGACATGGACAACGATCCCGGTGAGACAGAGAACTTGGCCGGCGATGACCGATTCGCCGACGTGCTCACGGCGCTGCGGAAGCGGGTCGATCAGCGAAAGGCCCCCGGCCGATAG
- a CDS encoding sigma-70 family RNA polymerase sigma factor, with product MTATDGDMSTTELVVASKAGDNAALGQLLEQYRGYLLMLAHRNLSEQLRRRVDPFDIVQITFLEAKRDLHSFRGDSPGEFAAWLRGMLKNNVATAVTRHVMTQKRSIRREVNADAKQGNDSGGAPWIAQLPGSTTSPSGVVIKEETAIALLEALHQLPETQAEAIRLRYMEGLPLAKIVDRMGKSDTAVAGLLKRGLQKLRTIIDPKNNPYM from the coding sequence ATGACCGCAACTGATGGAGATATGTCGACGACCGAATTAGTGGTCGCATCCAAAGCGGGCGACAATGCGGCGCTCGGCCAACTGCTCGAGCAATACCGCGGCTACCTGTTGATGTTGGCTCATCGCAACCTGTCCGAACAACTTCGCCGCCGCGTCGATCCGTTCGACATCGTGCAGATCACTTTTTTGGAAGCAAAACGCGACTTGCATTCCTTTCGCGGTGATTCTCCCGGCGAATTCGCCGCGTGGTTGCGCGGGATGTTGAAAAACAACGTGGCCACCGCCGTCACCCGTCACGTGATGACCCAGAAGCGGAGTATCCGGCGCGAAGTCAACGCGGACGCCAAGCAAGGCAATGATTCCGGCGGCGCTCCCTGGATCGCCCAACTACCCGGCAGCACGACCAGCCCGTCCGGCGTCGTGATCAAAGAGGAAACGGCGATCGCGTTGCTCGAAGCGTTGCACCAGTTGCCCGAAACGCAAGCCGAAGCGATTCGGTTGCGCTACATGGAAGGGTTGCCGTTGGCAAAAATCGTCGACCGGATGGGAAAATCCGACACGGCTGTCGCGGGCTTGCTAAAACGAGGTCTGCAAAAATTGCGGACCATCATTGACCCCAAGAACAACCCCTACATGTAA